A region of Bombilactobacillus folatiphilus DNA encodes the following proteins:
- a CDS encoding TetR/AcrR family transcriptional regulator, which yields MAKQDNKQKLIEATDKLLQTNSLFAITTKEITTTAGLSVGVFYNYFKAKEDAFKEVVNRFFKYTVATLERLKQELTGNNIRSEIKFKEALINGIDKQWENNFLNGDIIILSRQDHQFRDTINRYNDQIIELIMDILMITNPLIKEKPKVKAMLVMNLIENSGPAFFKFDSAAQQEAYIDELVMTIYKICFGKES from the coding sequence ATGGCTAAACAAGATAATAAGCAAAAATTAATTGAAGCGACCGACAAGCTACTTCAAACCAATAGTTTGTTTGCGATCACCACGAAGGAAATTACGACGACCGCGGGGCTTTCGGTGGGGGTGTTTTACAATTACTTTAAGGCCAAAGAAGATGCGTTTAAAGAAGTTGTGAATCGTTTTTTTAAGTATACAGTTGCAACTTTAGAAAGATTGAAACAGGAACTGACTGGCAATAATATTCGTTCGGAAATTAAGTTTAAAGAGGCCTTAATCAATGGCATTGATAAACAATGGGAAAATAATTTTTTGAATGGTGACATCATCATCTTGTCCCGTCAGGATCATCAGTTTAGGGACACTATTAATCGTTACAATGACCAAATCATTGAACTGATTATGGATATTTTGATGATCACTAACCCTTTAATAAAAGAAAAACCTAAAGTCAAAGCAATGCTGGTCATGAATCTAATTGAAAATTCGGGCCCCGCATTCTTTAAATTTGACTCTGCTGCACAACAAGAAGCTTATATTGATGAGTTAGTTATGACGATCTACAAGATTTGCTTTGGGAAAGAGTCATAA